The following nucleotide sequence is from uncultured Flavobacterium sp..
TAAGCCATATTCGCAATACTTAGAGTTACGTCATGAAATTCGTGAAAAACAATTAGCAACTCAAAAGAATCAGGCGAAGAAAATTGAAGAAACAGAGAAATTAATCGAGAAATTCCGTGCAAAAGCTTCAAAAGCTTCAATGGCGCAATCCTTGATTAAAAAATTAGATAAAGTAGAACGAATTGAAGTTGATGAAGACGACAATTCCGTAATGAATATCTCATTTCCGGTTTCAAAAGAACCAGGAAGAGTAGTGGTTGAGGCTGAAAATGTAACTAAAGCTTACGGCGATAAAGTTATTTTAAAAGATATCGATTTATTGGTAGAACGTGGGAGCAAAATTGCTTTTGTGGGACAAAACGGCCAGGGAAAATCAACTTTTATTAAAGCTATTGTAAACGAGTTTGAATACCAGGGAAATATCAAATTAGGACATAACGTACAATTAGGGTATTTTGCCCAAAATCAGGCTGAATATCTTGATGGAGAAATTACTTTGCTTCAAACGATGGAAGATGCTGCAATGGATACGAATCGTTCTAAAGTTCGTGACATGTTAGGATCATTTTTGTTTCGTGGAGATGATGTTGAGAAAAAAGTAAAAGTACTTTCCGGAGGAGAGCGCAACCGTTTGGCACTTTGTAAGTTGTTGTTGCAGCCTATCAATGTTTTGCTAATGGATGAGCCTACGAATCACTTAGATATTAAATCTAAAAACGTTCTAAAAGCGGCACTTCAAAAATTTGGAGGAACTTTATTATTAGTTTCTCACGATAGAGATTTCCTGCAAGGAATGTCGAATATTGTTTACGAATTCAAAGATCAAAAGATCAAAGAATATTTAGGAGACATCAATTATTTCTTAGAACAGCGCAATCTTGAAAATATGCGTGAAGTCGAGAAAAAAGACGTTGCAAAAACTGCTGCTCCAAAAGAAAACAACAAGACTTCATACGAAGATCAGAAAAAAGGAAAAGCGCTGCAAAACCGTTTGAGTAAAGTTGAAAGCCAGATCAAGCAATTAGAAAAGGATATTCAGCACGATGACAAATTACTGGCTTCTAATTATGACAAACACATTGAAGACGCTTCATTCTTTACAGCATATAACAAAAAGAAAAAAGATTTAGATCAATTACTTCTGGACTGGGAAATCGTTCAGGAAGAAATTGATAATTTCAACGCTTAATATAGTTTTCAGTCTCGGTCTCAATTTTTCAGTTTCTGGAACTAATATTCTATAGTATTAAAAAAAACCTTTGTTTTGGCAAAGGTTTTTTTGTGACTTTTAGTAACTAATATGATTTTCTATTTCAAGTTTTCCGCCAAGTACGTCATTGCGAGGAACGAAGCAATCTCACTAATAACAGACATAAAGTTTGATTTTTGCATATATAATTACTTCGTTCCAATATCCACAAAATACATTTTACCAAAAATACTATTGAATAAGTCCAATAGATTTTGAATGCATAATTGCTTCGCTGCTATGTTTATAATAACAAACAGAAACCTCTAGATTCTCTAAGTTTTTCATGATCTTTTTTGTGGCTTCTTTTTGGTATTTACCGGTTTGTCTGATATAAACAGCTTTTATCGTTACAGGAAATATTTTACAGATTCGTTCATATAAAATCGGATCATATTGCGAATCATCTCCTAAGAGAACATATTTAAGATTAGGATAAAATTCTAAAACGTGTTTTATTTTGTCAAACTTATGATCGTGATTTCCATGAGAGCTCATGAAGAAATCAGTGATGCCTCTTTTAATATCTTTCAATAAAATTACGGCCCTTGGTAAATGATGTATTTTAGTAAATTTTACAATAAAACGATACAAATTCCATTCGCTGCTCGAAATATAAAAAAAGGCATTTTCCTCTTCCTTATTATTTCGACCAGCCGAACTTAAAGCTTGATAATGTGGTACAACATCTTTAAAAACCTTACGATCGTTCACGTTTTTAAATAAAAGAATGTGAATTTTTCTAAAGAAGTTTTGAGTATGCGAAATCAAAAAAGTGTCATCAATATCAGATATAATTCCTAGTTTTCCTTTATGAGGTCTTATAAAGCTGCCTTTTTCGGTTATCGTTTCTCCTTTATGTTTGATACTGACTTCATATTCAATCCATCCAAAATGGGTTTCTTTTTCGAGCGGAATACAAAACTTAAAATATCCATCATCAAGTGTTTTAGTATGAATTTCGCGGTCGTCACATTTTAAATAAATATCAAAATTTTCAAGAGTTTTTATTCTAAATTGTTTGATGATCGAGGTGGCATTTTTTAAATTTTTCTTTTGAAAATCATAATCATACGTTCTTTTAAAAACATGTCCCATTACAATTAGTTCTTCCTCGTTGGCATAACCTCGATATAATTGTAAGATTGGTTTCATTAATTGTGTATATTTATGGATGCTGTAAATTAATTATTTTAATTGGTTTTAAAAATAAAATTTTGAAAAAGAATATCATATTTGTTGTAAACCCTATCTCTGGTGATCTGGATAAATCAGATTTAATTAGGGATGTAAAAAAGTTTGCAGCTATAAATGATTTTGATTTGAAAGTTTATAAAACTACCGGGAAGAATGATCAAAAAAATATATTGATACTTTATAATCAATATTTACCGGAACGAATTGTAGTAGCTGGTGGCGATGGAACTATAAAAATGGTTGCCGAAGCTATGGAGCAATTTGATATAATTATTGGTGTTTTACCCGCAGGTTCGGCAAATGGATTGTCTGTAGATTTGAATTTGCCTGCAACAATCGAGGAGAACTTGAAAATAGCCTTTTTGCACCATTATATCGAAATGGATATGATTTGTATCAACGGCAAAAAAAGCATTCATTTAAGCGATATTGGTGTAAATGCTAATTTGGTAAAGAATTATGAAGAAAATAATTTGCGTGGTTTTTGGGGTTATGCGTTACAAGTCTATTCGGCATTGAATGAATCAGAAGAACCTTTTGTAGCTACAATTTCGGCTAATAATGAAACTGTTGAACATACAGCACGAATGATTGTAATTGCTAATTCTCAAAAATACGGAACCGGTGTTATTATCAATCCAAATGGCGAAATGAACGATGGGAAATTTGAATTGGTAATCTTAAAAAATCTTGATTTGTTATTAATCGGAAAAATTATCACCGGAAATATGCCAATTGATTCTGATGATATTGTAATTATTTCGACAGATAAAGCCACAATAGAAACAGATTATCCTGTAAACTTTCAAATTGATGGAGAATATTGCGGAGCACAAACAGCATTAGAAATTCATATTCTGCACAAGCAAATGAAAATTGCGATTCCATAAAGGAGAATTGAACTTTGATAAAGTTTTTGAGGTAATTATTTAAAAGGATTTCGTTCCTGCCAATCAGTTTTAGGTTCAAGATAATTGAATAGTTTGGCAATGTTATGATTGATCAGAGTATTGCTGTGCGTAATTAGTCCGTACATTTTTAGAGGTTTTGCTCCAACAGAACTTTTAATTTCAAGAGCAGTACGGGCAAAAACAATTTCTGAAAAGCCCTGATTGATCGAGTAAGCGATCATGTCGTATAACATATTTAAATACAGCATTTTTTCGCGCTGAATCGTTTCATCATATCCTAAAAAATACGTGTCCATTATATTTCTGTTTTTAATCAATGTATTGAAACCGATCAACTTTTCATCTAAAAAATATCCATAAAATAAGAAATCATCTTTCATAATTTCTTTAAAAAAGCTAAAGTGATTTCGGGCTAAGAAAAAAGTATTGAAAGGTGCATTTTTGGCGACATGAAAATATAAATCGTAAATAACATCTTCATATTTTCTAATGTCGGCGAGAGACATTTTTTGTTTAACTATTCCGTCAGCTTTTTTTCGCGCACGTTTGTATTGATCTCTATATTTTTTTGATAAAGCATCAATATAATCTTGTTCAGACTTCCAGTTTTTATTGATCTCAAAAACCATATTAGGTTGGGTCGAAAACGTGTAGTTATTCTTAAATTCAGCTTGTAGCGGCTGAATCTCTTTTGCATTAAAATCTTTTATGCTGGTAATATGAACTTTTTTCCCACTTGCTTTCAGGTTTTTCTTAAGCTGATTAATTGCTCTGTGAAGGGATTTTATTAGTTTAGATTGAATCGCTTCTTTATGAAACGCAAAAGCATTTTGTCCTGTAAGCATATTGTTGCCAACGAACAAGACGTGTGAAGCAAAATTTTTAAAAGCAAAATTACGTACAGTAGTTTTTAAACATTGATCACGTTCTCCAAAAGATTCCAGTTTTTCTGTAAATAGAAATTGAGTTAATGCAATGCCTTCCAGTTTATCTTCGCTAAAAATTCCAATAAAATGACAAACCATATTTACAGGACATGAGTTTTCAAGTACTTCGAGGTATTCTCTGGTCAGGAAAATATTATTTACAGCCAAGGAATTCCATTCTAAAGGCAGTAATGAGGCACTATTGTAAATCTGGAAAGTATAAGTTGTAGTCAAAAGTGTGAGCTAATTTCTTCAAAATTAGATAATATTTGTAATAACTCATTTTGTTTAAGTTATTATTAAGAAAACCCGTTAAAGTTTAGGACTCAAACGGGTTTTATTTTTTTATGATTTAAGCAAAACCGCAAATAATTCCGCCCATTAAAGTAAGACAAATAATCCAGAATCCTGCATGAATAAAGATGTATTTCCATGATTTTCTCTCAAACAAACTATTAATTCCAATTACTGGAAAAGCAAAAAATAAACCCGACAGGAATCCGTGAAGTGCTCCGTGTTTAAACGTGCGATAAGCTGTTCCATAATCTGCCATAAAAGCTGCAAATGATGGTTTTGCGCTATCAACTAAAGGCGGCCCGCCTACCATTCCGAGGGCACCTGTTTGATGAATGGTTAATGCCATTAGGATTACGGTAATCATTAAAGAAAAAACATAAGTCAAACCGAAGATTTTAAGCATGTTTCCTGTTTGAAGTTGTTCCTGAGTAAGATTATTTTCTCTCATCCAGATCGTTCCAAACACTTTTGGGTTGTACCAAATAAAACCAACTGCAAGTGTTACAACAGCTGCCAAAAGCAATGCAATAGGGTTAATTTCCATAATATGAGGTTTTTAGAATTAGTTAGTCAAATTTAATCAAAAAAATATAATTATGCAGGTTTTTGTAAAAGTAATGTAATACGTGTTAATTAATTACTTATTAACACTTTATCGACATTATATGCTTTATGTCTATGAAATACATAATTTTAGCACAGATAACAAAAGCCCCCAATCTGTTATGAAATGCTTAACAATGTTTTTATTAATATTCACTTTTTCTGTGAATGTTTTTGCCGATACTGTTTCGGATAAAGAAAAAGATGCCTTGATAAAATTGTACCATGCTACAAATGGATCGCAATGGAAAAATAAATGGGATTTATCACAATCTGTGTCAACGTGGTATGGCGTTCATATAGAAAATGGAAAAGTAACGGCGCTTAATTTAGCCGACAACAATTTGCAAGGAGAATTACCTGGTGAGTTTTTTGATTTAGTGAATTTGACCAATGTTGATTTGCATAAAAATAAGTTGCAAGGTGAGTTACCCAAAGCAATTAATAATTTTAAAGAGCTTGAAGTTTTAGATGTTTCGCTTAATCAGCTTTCAGGAGCGATACCGGAAACTATTTGTGAGTTGCAAAAACTAAGAGATTTAGAGCTTTTCAATAATAAAATTTCAGGAGAATTGCCTTTAGAAATTGGAAAGTTAAATCAGTTAGAGATTCTTGCATTATTTGATAATGAGATTGAAGGTCAATTACCAAATTCAATTTATAACATTCCTACATTAAAGGTTTTACTTTTGAACAGTAATAAGTTATCAGGAAATTTGAGCTCTGAAATATTGAATTTTAACGCTTTGCAAAATCTTAGTTTGTTCAATAATGGTTTTGAGGGTGAAGTCCCTAAGGAACTTGAGAAATTACATAATTTAGCCGAGATGAATCTTTCATACAATAAATTTGCAGGAAGTGTTTCAAAAAAACTGGCTCTGTTGGATAGTTTAAATATGACGATGTTCGATGAAAATGGGAATCTGTTTTTGTTAGAACTAAATGCTGAAAAAGATATTACAATAATTACCGAAAATTAATCGTGCTTATGAATGAATTTTACAATCGTTGAAAAAAGTTGATTAAATGTATTTAGTTAATTGTGAAAACCGTAATTCTTCGTTGCGCTTTTTTTTATGTCTTGATATTTCGATAAAGATTAGGATAATTTAAGGTTAGAATATAGAGGTTTCGAAAGTATAATTTGTACTAACTTTGTAACGAATTAATAATTTAAGGTAAGTTTTTATAAGTGCTTACTTTTTTTTCATAACTTTAATTTCGCATTCAACTTTGTATATGTTGATGTTTAAAAAAAATAATTTAACCTTTTTAATTATAAGATTATGGTAGTACAGTATCAAGGTGAACAATATGGGAAAAAGACAAAATTTACAATAAGAATAATAGGGAATAATCTATCAAAAAGTAGTTCTAATTATCAAATTGATTTATTGGTAGGAGATAAACAATTACCAACTTTTACAACATCAATTCACCAGAGTTTGTCAAATTGTTTGAAAGAAATCTATTTGTTCAGAAAATACAATGGTATCAAATTCGATGCTTCTTCAGAGAAAGTTGCGCCACTGTTAGTACCTTATGATCAGGTTTTATACAACTATAATAAGTATGCTTTGTTTATGGCTTAAACGGTATACTATAAAATAAAAAAAGACTGTTCGGTTGTACTGAACAGTCTTTTTTTTGGATTATTTTAAGCGGATCATTTTAGTTTGCTTAAATTCTATTAGATCAGAAATAATTCTTTGTGGTTTTTATAGATTTACTGCAATATCTCGACAAGTTATTTTATTCCAAGATTTCCGTCAAATGTATTAAAGTCATCTCTTCTTTTTGGTTTAACAATCAATAAATTATACAGTTGGTGACAGATCGATTTTAATTCAACTAAGTTGGAATTGTCAATTGCTTTTTCTCCTAATTGTATTAATTTGCTATGTTTAGATCTGTCTTTGAAGGCACTTGGATCTTCAAATCGCAAATAATAAAAATAATCTATGTAGCTTTCATCTTGATTATTATAGATGTTTTCTAATAGGTTTTCCAGTTCTTTTTTCTTTTTGCGAATCAAATATTTATTGCTTGACTGCAGTACTTCCTTTTCATTTTTTATGATCTTTTCATATTCTTCTTTTTGGCGGGGGCTGCCTTTTTCTACATAAAAAGAAAGGCTGTCTTTGATGTTATTGTATTCTTCAAGCTCAGATAATATGTGTTTGTGTCTAACAAGATCATCAAATTCCTGAATGTAGATTTTTTTCAATTCATCAATTTGATATTTTTTATCAGTAATAGCATCATTTTTATTTTCCAATGCCTCGTTATAAAGAATGGTTAACGATTCCTGTGATCTTTTTAATTTGGCTAAATACTCATAATTTTCATTCTGTTCTTCACTTCTTATTTCTTCTAAAATCGTATCTAAAGCATTCTTAATTTCCGATGATAATTTTTCGATAGAAATTTTTCTCTGATGCGGGTTAAAGACTTCGCTTATTTCTAAATCAAGAGCACTTATGTAAACATCTATACTCAGATCTCGGGACTCCGAAACTTTAAAATTCAGCTCAATATCCATTCCTTTTAAAAGATCCTGCTCAAAATTACTCCCACATATTTCAATATACCCGATAGAGAGATTACTGCCTATCATACTTCCGGCATTGCCTTCAACTACATTTATAATAAGTTTTTGGTCAGAGTTTCTTAATATGTTTTTAGAACAGGTTTTATAAATTGTTTTCTTTAGAGGCAGAATATCATTTTTCTTAAAGATAATTTCCATGTGGCTTTTTCCTGTTTCTTCGTCTAGTTCCAAACAAATGTCGTTCGGAATTGGCTGTCCCAAGATACTGTATAATCCGTTCGTAATTTGAATATTCGCGTTACTAAATACTTGTTTTTGCTGGTTATTGAATAAAAATAATGTGAATTGATTGGTTGTTTTTTCTAGCAAAGGAACAAACTCGGCTATTTTTTTATTTGATTTCAGAAGACCGGTGTCAAAACCACCATCTGCCCGGGTAATTCTGTAATAGCCGTCAAATGATTCTTCCAAAAGAGCAACAATTAGTTCTTCAGAATCTTTAGAATGTGGTTCATAGATGATCTCAACCTGAATACTATTTTCTTCAGATGTAAGTTCATTTACAATCTCTTCATCACTTAATTCTGAAGGTTTTGAACCGGCATAATAAGCTGCTCCAATCATTACTGCAGTTGTGGGATCCAAATTTGTTTCTACTTGAATTTTCGTTCTCTCCTGCAATTGTTGGCGTATGTAAGGAATGTAAGTAGTACCGCCAACAAGTATAATGCGGTCTATATCTGAAAATTCCAGATGATTTTCTTTAATTAATTTTTCAACCAAATGAAAAGATTCTTCAAATTTAAGCTGAATGATTAATTCAAATTCTTTTCGACTGATATCTAGGTCTAATGAGATTGAAAGTTCGTCAAAATCAATTTCAATACTTGAAGTTTCTTTTATTGAAAGTTCTTTTTTTGCTTCCTCAGCTTTGTAAAGAAGTTCAAAAAAAAGTTTATTGTATACTATGTTTTCTTTAGAAATTAGTTTTGACCAAAGATTACTTTCCTGAGTATCCTTTTCAATTTTTGGGCATATTATTTTTTCAACAAATAAAGTATCTAAATCGACACCTCCTAGAAAATTATTGCCTTTATGATCAAATACCTTTAGATCTCGCTCATTAATGTTTACTAATGCAATGTCAAAAGTTCCTCCTCCAAAATCATATACCAGCCATTTTTTATCGGATGTAATTTCTATGTTTAAGGAATTCGAATAAGCTAAACAAGCAGCAATAGGTTCCTGAAGCAAAACTATTTCTTCAAAACCTGCCTGATAACCTGCTTTTTTGGTGGCATTAGACTGAATTGTGTCAAAAGAAGCCGGAATCGTAATAACAGCAGATTTTAAACTTTCACCCTGAGCAAAATTAATTAATTCGTTCAGAACCATTGAAGACAGCTCAATCGGGCTGCGATTTTCGTTCAGATCTTTGATGAAATAAACTTCGTCAGATCCCATTTTTCGTTTAAAAGAGGAGAATACATTTTCGGCATTTGTTGCGCTGTGTTCTCTTGCTTTTTCGCCTATTTGGATGCGTCCTTTTCGAAATGAAACTACAGACGGAATAGTATCCTTGAATCCAACAGGGTTTTTATAGATACTGATTTTTCCATTTTCATATTTTGCAATTCCTGAATTCGTTGTTCCTAAATCAATTCCGATATTGATATTCTTCATATAATGATACTATTATTCTACTATAACTACTGCTTTTTGAACCAGTTGCAGCGTGTCATTTTCTGTTTTATAAATGGTGGGTTTAATAACTTTGGTTATTTTCTTCGAATTTGAATTAAGAATATTGGCATCAATAGAGCTGTCTCTTTCATCATAATTTGTACCCAAAGGATTTATAATTTTATATCCTTTTTCTTCCAATTCATTATAAATTCTTTTTAGATTGCGCTCGAAACCGTTGAAGTTTTGTTCTAACGCTTTTTTTTCAATTTCAAACAGTTGGTTTATTATTACATTCATTTTTTAAAATCGGATTTTTATGAATCAGCAATTTACAATTTATTTAATACGATATTGATTATCAATATTATTTTTTGCCAAAGTCTTAATTAATTTATAACATCGTGAATATCATTCAATTATTTTCTTTATTAGATTTAAAAAGCGATCAAATTTTAGAATTTGGTTCTGAGGATTATATTAGAATTGAGAAAAAAATAAATTTCGAAAAAAAGATAAAGCCGGAAATAGATTCTAATACGAGTCAAAATTTAATTGTTGCATTAAAAGAATACAAAGAAGAATTGTTGTTTATACTATCGAATCGTATTCTTTTTAATTTTTTCACTCATAATAATTTCTCCAAAAATCATTTTTTAAATTATAATTTGACAGTTTCTGATGAAAAAATGAAACACTTTATAGTCCTTTTTTTAGCAGATGATTTGATTTCCTTTTTCAGTTTAAAACTTTCAAAAAATTGGTATCACTATTTAGAAGAATTAGATTTTCTCTTAGATTTAAAAAGATATTTTCCTGAAGAGATTGTCTATAAAATGAGTTTACTTCTTTTTTCTAAACTTGATTTTGCTATTTCTCAATTGACTGTTTTGAAGATTAACGAATTTTCAAATATCGTTTATATTAAATACAGAACCTTTTACGATTTATTATCTCATTTTACCACGGTTGAATCTGATCAAAAAATAAGTAATCTATTGTCAGTGGTTATTAAATTTTATAATAAAAAAACGAATGTCGTTTTTTTTGCTTCTGTTATACAATCGATGGCGTTTTATAAAGCGTTTGACGAAAACATAAATGAAATTTTAGTTAAAAACAGTGATGCTGTGTCTGTGTTAAGGGAAGATGTTGACGATGTTGAAGCGGCTCCGGTTATGAAAATAGCACTCGCAGTGATTTGTGCTGTTATACCTTTTTTAGTAAGTAAATGCTCGTAAAATTATTTTTGTTTAATCTTTTGCAAAAGAGTTAAAAAGAGTATGTTTGTGCTTTAAATTAGCATTAAGGATGAACATAATAGAATTATTTGAAGAATTAAAGATAGATAAAAACAATATTCTATTATTTTCTCCAGAAGACATAATCAGAGTAGAAAAGCAGGTTAATGTTGAGAAAAGAATAAATCCGGGCATAGACGTTAATGTTGCCAATAACATGATTTTGGCTTTAAAAGAGTATCGCAAGGAACTCTATTTTATAGTTTCAAACCGAATTTTGTATAATCTTTTTTCAAAAAAAAATTATTCCAGGCATAATTTTCCTTCTCCTCAAAGAGAATATGATTGTGAAAAGATTCAATCGTTCATAAATAAGTTTCTCAATGATGATTTAGTGTTGTTTTTTGATCAGAATTTGTCTCAGAATAAATTTGATTTCATTACTGATATTTTTGATTTTAAAGACTGTTTTCCTGAAGATGCACTTTTTCAATTGAATAAGAAACTAAATGGAAAGCTTGACTCTATACTCGTAAATTTGAGCCAAAACAATTCGCAAAACATGGTGGCGATTTCTTATGTAGAATATAGAAGTTTTTATGTTTTGTTGTCCTATTTCAGTTCTATCGAAATGGATAATAAAATCAGAAGTCTTGTCAATATTGTTTCAGAACGCTATAATGCCAATAAACTATCTGATTTTTACATGACTTGTATATCTTCAATGCAGGGATA
It contains:
- a CDS encoding DUF1761 domain-containing protein; the protein is MEINPIALLLAAVVTLAVGFIWYNPKVFGTIWMRENNLTQEQLQTGNMLKIFGLTYVFSLMITVILMALTIHQTGALGMVGGPPLVDSAKPSFAAFMADYGTAYRTFKHGALHGFLSGLFFAFPVIGINSLFERKSWKYIFIHAGFWIICLTLMGGIICGFA
- a CDS encoding Hsp70 family protein, giving the protein MKNINIGIDLGTTNSGIAKYENGKISIYKNPVGFKDTIPSVVSFRKGRIQIGEKAREHSATNAENVFSSFKRKMGSDEVYFIKDLNENRSPIELSSMVLNELINFAQGESLKSAVITIPASFDTIQSNATKKAGYQAGFEEIVLLQEPIAACLAYSNSLNIEITSDKKWLVYDFGGGTFDIALVNINERDLKVFDHKGNNFLGGVDLDTLFVEKIICPKIEKDTQESNLWSKLISKENIVYNKLFFELLYKAEEAKKELSIKETSSIEIDFDELSISLDLDISRKEFELIIQLKFEESFHLVEKLIKENHLEFSDIDRIILVGGTTYIPYIRQQLQERTKIQVETNLDPTTAVMIGAAYYAGSKPSELSDEEIVNELTSEENSIQVEIIYEPHSKDSEELIVALLEESFDGYYRITRADGGFDTGLLKSNKKIAEFVPLLEKTTNQFTLFLFNNQQKQVFSNANIQITNGLYSILGQPIPNDICLELDEETGKSHMEIIFKKNDILPLKKTIYKTCSKNILRNSDQKLIINVVEGNAGSMIGSNLSIGYIEICGSNFEQDLLKGMDIELNFKVSESRDLSIDVYISALDLEISEVFNPHQRKISIEKLSSEIKNALDTILEEIRSEEQNENYEYLAKLKRSQESLTILYNEALENKNDAITDKKYQIDELKKIYIQEFDDLVRHKHILSELEEYNNIKDSLSFYVEKGSPRQKEEYEKIIKNEKEVLQSSNKYLIRKKKKELENLLENIYNNQDESYIDYFYYLRFEDPSAFKDRSKHSKLIQLGEKAIDNSNLVELKSICHQLYNLLIVKPKRRDDFNTFDGNLGIK
- a CDS encoding Two component regulator three Y domain protein; this translates as MFLLIFTFSVNVFADTVSDKEKDALIKLYHATNGSQWKNKWDLSQSVSTWYGVHIENGKVTALNLADNNLQGELPGEFFDLVNLTNVDLHKNKLQGELPKAINNFKELEVLDVSLNQLSGAIPETICELQKLRDLELFNNKISGELPLEIGKLNQLEILALFDNEIEGQLPNSIYNIPTLKVLLLNSNKLSGNLSSEILNFNALQNLSLFNNGFEGEVPKELEKLHNLAEMNLSYNKFAGSVSKKLALLDSLNMTMFDENGNLFLLELNAEKDITIITEN
- a CDS encoding ABC-F family ATP-binding cassette domain-containing protein; its protein translation is MLNIHNLSVSFGGTYLFEEVTFRLGAGDRVGLVGKNGAGKSTMLKMLARDFAPDSGVISQEKDIKMGFLRQDIDFERGRTVLEEAYEAFTEIKVVEKKLEEINHQLVTRTDYESEEYGQIIEDLSDYTHRFDLLGGYNYVGDTEKILLGLGFKREVFNNQTETFSGGWRMRIELAKLLLQSNDVLLLDEPTNHLDIESIIWLESFLRNYPGVVVIVSHDKMFLDNVTNRTIEISLGKAYDFNKPYSQYLELRHEIREKQLATQKNQAKKIEETEKLIEKFRAKASKASMAQSLIKKLDKVERIEVDEDDNSVMNISFPVSKEPGRVVVEAENVTKAYGDKVILKDIDLLVERGSKIAFVGQNGQGKSTFIKAIVNEFEYQGNIKLGHNVQLGYFAQNQAEYLDGEITLLQTMEDAAMDTNRSKVRDMLGSFLFRGDDVEKKVKVLSGGERNRLALCKLLLQPINVLLMDEPTNHLDIKSKNVLKAALQKFGGTLLLVSHDRDFLQGMSNIVYEFKDQKIKEYLGDINYFLEQRNLENMREVEKKDVAKTAAPKENNKTSYEDQKKGKALQNRLSKVESQIKQLEKDIQHDDKLLASNYDKHIEDASFFTAYNKKKKDLDQLLLDWEIVQEEIDNFNA
- a CDS encoding App1 family protein translates to MKPILQLYRGYANEEELIVMGHVFKRTYDYDFQKKNLKNATSIIKQFRIKTLENFDIYLKCDDREIHTKTLDDGYFKFCIPLEKETHFGWIEYEVSIKHKGETITEKGSFIRPHKGKLGIISDIDDTFLISHTQNFFRKIHILLFKNVNDRKVFKDVVPHYQALSSAGRNNKEEENAFFYISSSEWNLYRFIVKFTKIHHLPRAVILLKDIKRGITDFFMSSHGNHDHKFDKIKHVLEFYPNLKYVLLGDDSQYDPILYERICKIFPVTIKAVYIRQTGKYQKEATKKIMKNLENLEVSVCYYKHSSEAIMHSKSIGLIQ
- a CDS encoding GNAT family N-acetyltransferase, producing the protein MTTTYTFQIYNSASLLPLEWNSLAVNNIFLTREYLEVLENSCPVNMVCHFIGIFSEDKLEGIALTQFLFTEKLESFGERDQCLKTTVRNFAFKNFASHVLFVGNNMLTGQNAFAFHKEAIQSKLIKSLHRAINQLKKNLKASGKKVHITSIKDFNAKEIQPLQAEFKNNYTFSTQPNMVFEINKNWKSEQDYIDALSKKYRDQYKRARKKADGIVKQKMSLADIRKYEDVIYDLYFHVAKNAPFNTFFLARNHFSFFKEIMKDDFLFYGYFLDEKLIGFNTLIKNRNIMDTYFLGYDETIQREKMLYLNMLYDMIAYSINQGFSEIVFARTALEIKSSVGAKPLKMYGLITHSNTLINHNIAKLFNYLEPKTDWQERNPFK
- a CDS encoding diacylglycerol kinase family protein, with amino-acid sequence MKKNIIFVVNPISGDLDKSDLIRDVKKFAAINDFDLKVYKTTGKNDQKNILILYNQYLPERIVVAGGDGTIKMVAEAMEQFDIIIGVLPAGSANGLSVDLNLPATIEENLKIAFLHHYIEMDMICINGKKSIHLSDIGVNANLVKNYEENNLRGFWGYALQVYSALNESEEPFVATISANNETVEHTARMIVIANSQKYGTGVIINPNGEMNDGKFELVILKNLDLLLIGKIITGNMPIDSDDIVIISTDKATIETDYPVNFQIDGEYCGAQTALEIHILHKQMKIAIP